A genomic window from Accipiter gentilis chromosome 1, bAccGen1.1, whole genome shotgun sequence includes:
- the ESPN gene encoding espin isoform X2 gives MALERALLAARQGDVEALRGLRAAGLLRPGLRDALGASPAHHAARAGRLACLRYLAAEAALRGDARARNGATPAHDAAATGNLACLQWLLTQGGCGVQDTDNSGATILHLAARFGHHEVIEWLLRFGGSDPTAATATGALPVHYAAAKGDFPSLRLLLGHCPSTLSAQTKTGATPLYLACQEGHLEIIQYLVQDCGADPHARAHDGMTPLHAAAQMGHNTVIVWLMSFTTVSLSERDAEGATAMHFAASRGHAKVLSWLLLHGGEITADAWGGTPLHDAAENGELECCQILVVNGADLSVRDQDGYTAADLADYNGHGHCAQYLRTVENMSVEHRVLSRDPSADGECRQPDSGMSSPNTTVSAPQARFEVGSPASTLSNYDSCHSSQSSTGEKRGGPPGAPTARVPEPALVDMQAYMDMLDPETRPRGRGPAGEGPPLPPPPAFPPPPPPPPTARPPPPPPGYPAPAPPAAPHTADIYVRAKNNLRHVESQALRRELASRESSPEGLRRADSTRRSRNFGKQPSTGDYYKHLGHGAAEQPGPRRMAHSEEASPISADTMRNGESKPSAELPPPPPPPPLPDAACPPPPPPPPLAETPAGPRRSSSSTGSTKSFNMMSPTGDNSELLAEIKAGKSLKPTPQSKGFTTVFSGSGQAGANAESPASSPSPTRTPTPPATPEAAGPPRCLAGGSPELVLNGSSPVLAAGAGAPVEAEVLVPSHDEQGRPIPEWKRQVMVRKLQLRMQEEEEQRRKEKEEEARLASMPAWRRDILRKKLEEEREQKRKEQEKLKREEEEKEKEQSEKLRTLGYDETKLAPWQRQIILKKGDIAKH, from the exons atgGCGCTGGAGCGGGCGCTGCTGGCGGCGCGGCAGGGCGACGTGGAGGcgctgcgggggctgcgggcggccggGCTGCTGCGGCCGGGGCTGCGGGACGCCCTGGGCGCCTCCCCCGCGCACCACGCCGCCCGCGCCGGCCGCCTCGCCTGCCTCCGGTACCTGGCGGCCGAGGCCGCGCTCCGCGGGGACGCGCGGGCTCGCAACGGGGCCACTCCGGCCCACGACGCCGCCGCCACCGGCAACCTCGCCTGTCTCCAGTGGCTGCTCACGCAGGGGGGCTGCGGCGTGCAG GACACAGACAACTCCGGTGCCACCATCCTGCATCTGGCAGCCCGCTTCGGTCACCACGAGGTGATCGAATGGCTCCTGCGCTTCGGGGGCAGCGACCCCACGGCGGCCACCGCCACGGGAGCGCTGCCCGTCCACTACGCCGCGGCCAAAGGGGATTTCCCTTCCCTGCGACTCCTCCTGGGACACTGCCCCAG CACGCTGAGTGCCCAGACCAAGACAGGGGCCACCCCGCTGTACCTCGCCTGCCAGGAGGGCCACCTGGAGATCATCCAGTACCTGGTGCAGGACTGCGGGGCCGACCCCCACGCGCGTGCCCATGACGGCATGACCCCGCTGCACGCCGCCGCCCAGATGGGCCACAACACCGTCATCGTCTGGCTG ATGAGCTTCACGACGGTGAGCCTGTCGGAGCGGGATGCTGAGGGGGCCACGGCCATGCACttcgccgccagccgcggccacGCCAAGGTgctgagctggctgctgctgcacgGTGGGGAGATCACTGCCGATGCCTGGGGCGGCACGCCGCTGCACGATGCTGCTGAGAATGGCGAGCTGGAG TGCTGCCAGATCCTGGTGGTGAATGGCGCCGACCTCAGCGTCCGTGACCAGGACGGCTACACGGCGGCCGACCTCGCCGACTACAACGGCCACGGCCACTGCGCCCAGTACCTGCGCACCGTGGAGAACATG AGCGTGGAGCACCGCGTGCTGTCGCGAGACCCCTCGGCGGACGGGGAGTGCCGGCAGCCCGACTCGGGCATGTCGTCGCCCAACACCACGGTGTCGGCACCCCAGGCGCGCTTCGAGGTGGGCTCCCCCGCCAGCACCCTCTCCAACTACGACTCCTGCCACTCCAGCCAGTCCAGCACCGGGGAGAAGAGGGGCGGCCCCCCGGGGGCCCCCACCGCCC GGGTGCCCGAGCCGGCGCTCGTGGACATGCAGGCGTACATGGACATGCTGGACCCTGAGAcgcggccgcggggccggggacCGGCAGGCGAGGGCCCCCCCCTGCCACcgccccccgccttccccccgccgccgcccccgccccccaccgcccggccgcccccgccgccccctggCTACCCCGCacccgcgccccccgccgccccccacaCTGCCGACATCTACGTGCGGGCCAAGAACAACCTGCGGCACGTGGAGAGCCAGGCGCTGCGCCGAGAG CTGGCGTCGCGCGAGAGCAGCCCTGAGGGCCTGCGCAGGGCCGACTCCACCAGGCGGTCGAGGAATTTCGGCAAGCAGCCGAGCACCGGTGACTACTACAAGCACCTGGGCCACGGTGCGGCCGAGCAGCCCGGCCCCCGGCGAATGGCGCACAGCGAGGAG GCATCACCCATCTCAGCGGACACCATGCGCAACGGGGAGAGCAAGCCCAGCGCCGAGCTGCCACCCCCGCCGCCACCCCCGCCGCTGCCTGATGCTGCCTgcccaccgcctccaccaccacccccgctgGCTGAGACCCCCGCTGGCCCCCGCCGCTCCTCGTCCTCCACGGGAA gcACCAAGTCCTTCAACATGATGTCCCCCACCGGTGACAACTCAGAGCTGCTGGCTGAGATCAAGGCTGGGAAGAGCCTCAAGCCAACACCGCAGAGCAAAGGCTTCACCACCGTCTTCTCCGGcagtggccaggcaggggccaac GCAGAGTCGCCAGCATCCTCCCCGTCACCCACCAGGACGCCCACCCCGCCAGCCACCCCTGAGGCTGCCGGGCCACCACGCTGCCTGGCAGGGGGCTCGCCGGAGCTGGTGCTGAACGGGAGCTCGCCGGTGCTGGCGGCAGGTGCTGGGGCGCCGGTGGAGGCGGAGGTGCTGGTGCCGAGCCACGATGAGCAGGGCCGGCCCATCCCGGAGTGGAAGCGGCAGGTGATGGTGCGCAAGCTGCAGCTCCGcatgcaggaggaagaggagcagcgGCGCAAG gagaaggaggaggaagcgcGCCTGGCCAGTATGCCAGCCTGGAGGAGGGACATCCTGCGcaaaaagctggaggaggagag GGAGCAGAAACG GAAagagcaggagaagctgaagcgggaggaagaagagaaagagaaggagcagTCGGAAAAGCTAAGGACTCTCGGGTACGATGAGACAAAGCTGGCGCCCTGGCAGCGGCAGATCATCCTCAAGAAGGGGGACATAGCCAAGCACTAG
- the ESPN gene encoding espin isoform X1 translates to MALERALLAARQGDVEALRGLRAAGLLRPGLRDALGASPAHHAARAGRLACLRYLAAEAALRGDARARNGATPAHDAAATGNLACLQWLLTQGGCGVQDTDNSGATILHLAARFGHHEVIEWLLRFGGSDPTAATATGALPVHYAAAKGDFPSLRLLLGHCPSTLSAQTKTGATPLYLACQEGHLEIIQYLVQDCGADPHARAHDGMTPLHAAAQMGHNTVIVWLMSFTTVSLSERDAEGATAMHFAASRGHAKVLSWLLLHGGEITADAWGGTPLHDAAENGELECCQILVVNGADLSVRDQDGYTAADLADYNGHGHCAQYLRTVENMSVEHRVLSRDPSADGECRQPDSGMSSPNTTVSAPQARFEVGSPASTLSNYDSCHSSQSSTGEKRGGPPGAPTARVPEPALVDMQAYMDMLDPETRPRGRGPAGEGPPLPPPPAFPPPPPPPPTARPPPPPPGYPAPAPPAAPHTADIYVRAKNNLRHVESQALRRELASRESSPEGLRRADSTRRSRNFGKQPSTGDYYKHLGHGAAEQPGPRRMAHSEEASPISADTMRNGESKPSAELPPPPPPPPLPDAACPPPPPPPPLAETPAGPRRSSSSTGRGKALRQMKSTKSFNMMSPTGDNSELLAEIKAGKSLKPTPQSKGFTTVFSGSGQAGANAESPASSPSPTRTPTPPATPEAAGPPRCLAGGSPELVLNGSSPVLAAGAGAPVEAEVLVPSHDEQGRPIPEWKRQVMVRKLQLRMQEEEEQRRKEKEEEARLASMPAWRRDILRKKLEEEREQKRKEQEKLKREEEEKEKEQSEKLRTLGYDETKLAPWQRQIILKKGDIAKH, encoded by the exons atgGCGCTGGAGCGGGCGCTGCTGGCGGCGCGGCAGGGCGACGTGGAGGcgctgcgggggctgcgggcggccggGCTGCTGCGGCCGGGGCTGCGGGACGCCCTGGGCGCCTCCCCCGCGCACCACGCCGCCCGCGCCGGCCGCCTCGCCTGCCTCCGGTACCTGGCGGCCGAGGCCGCGCTCCGCGGGGACGCGCGGGCTCGCAACGGGGCCACTCCGGCCCACGACGCCGCCGCCACCGGCAACCTCGCCTGTCTCCAGTGGCTGCTCACGCAGGGGGGCTGCGGCGTGCAG GACACAGACAACTCCGGTGCCACCATCCTGCATCTGGCAGCCCGCTTCGGTCACCACGAGGTGATCGAATGGCTCCTGCGCTTCGGGGGCAGCGACCCCACGGCGGCCACCGCCACGGGAGCGCTGCCCGTCCACTACGCCGCGGCCAAAGGGGATTTCCCTTCCCTGCGACTCCTCCTGGGACACTGCCCCAG CACGCTGAGTGCCCAGACCAAGACAGGGGCCACCCCGCTGTACCTCGCCTGCCAGGAGGGCCACCTGGAGATCATCCAGTACCTGGTGCAGGACTGCGGGGCCGACCCCCACGCGCGTGCCCATGACGGCATGACCCCGCTGCACGCCGCCGCCCAGATGGGCCACAACACCGTCATCGTCTGGCTG ATGAGCTTCACGACGGTGAGCCTGTCGGAGCGGGATGCTGAGGGGGCCACGGCCATGCACttcgccgccagccgcggccacGCCAAGGTgctgagctggctgctgctgcacgGTGGGGAGATCACTGCCGATGCCTGGGGCGGCACGCCGCTGCACGATGCTGCTGAGAATGGCGAGCTGGAG TGCTGCCAGATCCTGGTGGTGAATGGCGCCGACCTCAGCGTCCGTGACCAGGACGGCTACACGGCGGCCGACCTCGCCGACTACAACGGCCACGGCCACTGCGCCCAGTACCTGCGCACCGTGGAGAACATG AGCGTGGAGCACCGCGTGCTGTCGCGAGACCCCTCGGCGGACGGGGAGTGCCGGCAGCCCGACTCGGGCATGTCGTCGCCCAACACCACGGTGTCGGCACCCCAGGCGCGCTTCGAGGTGGGCTCCCCCGCCAGCACCCTCTCCAACTACGACTCCTGCCACTCCAGCCAGTCCAGCACCGGGGAGAAGAGGGGCGGCCCCCCGGGGGCCCCCACCGCCC GGGTGCCCGAGCCGGCGCTCGTGGACATGCAGGCGTACATGGACATGCTGGACCCTGAGAcgcggccgcggggccggggacCGGCAGGCGAGGGCCCCCCCCTGCCACcgccccccgccttccccccgccgccgcccccgccccccaccgcccggccgcccccgccgccccctggCTACCCCGCacccgcgccccccgccgccccccacaCTGCCGACATCTACGTGCGGGCCAAGAACAACCTGCGGCACGTGGAGAGCCAGGCGCTGCGCCGAGAG CTGGCGTCGCGCGAGAGCAGCCCTGAGGGCCTGCGCAGGGCCGACTCCACCAGGCGGTCGAGGAATTTCGGCAAGCAGCCGAGCACCGGTGACTACTACAAGCACCTGGGCCACGGTGCGGCCGAGCAGCCCGGCCCCCGGCGAATGGCGCACAGCGAGGAG GCATCACCCATCTCAGCGGACACCATGCGCAACGGGGAGAGCAAGCCCAGCGCCGAGCTGCCACCCCCGCCGCCACCCCCGCCGCTGCCTGATGCTGCCTgcccaccgcctccaccaccacccccgctgGCTGAGACCCCCGCTGGCCCCCGCCGCTCCTCGTCCTCCACGGGAA GAGGAAAGGCGCTCAGGCAGATGAAGA gcACCAAGTCCTTCAACATGATGTCCCCCACCGGTGACAACTCAGAGCTGCTGGCTGAGATCAAGGCTGGGAAGAGCCTCAAGCCAACACCGCAGAGCAAAGGCTTCACCACCGTCTTCTCCGGcagtggccaggcaggggccaac GCAGAGTCGCCAGCATCCTCCCCGTCACCCACCAGGACGCCCACCCCGCCAGCCACCCCTGAGGCTGCCGGGCCACCACGCTGCCTGGCAGGGGGCTCGCCGGAGCTGGTGCTGAACGGGAGCTCGCCGGTGCTGGCGGCAGGTGCTGGGGCGCCGGTGGAGGCGGAGGTGCTGGTGCCGAGCCACGATGAGCAGGGCCGGCCCATCCCGGAGTGGAAGCGGCAGGTGATGGTGCGCAAGCTGCAGCTCCGcatgcaggaggaagaggagcagcgGCGCAAG gagaaggaggaggaagcgcGCCTGGCCAGTATGCCAGCCTGGAGGAGGGACATCCTGCGcaaaaagctggaggaggagag GGAGCAGAAACG GAAagagcaggagaagctgaagcgggaggaagaagagaaagagaaggagcagTCGGAAAAGCTAAGGACTCTCGGGTACGATGAGACAAAGCTGGCGCCCTGGCAGCGGCAGATCATCCTCAAGAAGGGGGACATAGCCAAGCACTAG
- the ESPN gene encoding espin isoform X3 — MALERALLAARQGDVEALRGLRAAGLLRPGLRDALGASPAHHAARAGRLACLRYLAAEAALRGDARARNGATPAHDAAATGNLACLQWLLTQGGCGVQDTDNSGATILHLAARFGHHEVIEWLLRFGGSDPTAATATGALPVHYAAAKGDFPSLRLLLGHCPSTLSAQTKTGATPLYLACQEGHLEIIQYLVQDCGADPHARAHDGMTPLHAAAQMGHNTVIVWLMSFTTVSLSERDAEGATAMHFAASRGHAKVLSWLLLHGGEITADAWGGTPLHDAAENGELECCQILVVNGADLSVRDQDGYTAADLADYNGHGHCAQYLRTVENMSVEHRVLSRDPSADGECRQPDSGMSSPNTTVSAPQARFELASRESSPEGLRRADSTRRSRNFGKQPSTGDYYKHLGHGAAEQPGPRRMAHSEEASPISADTMRNGESKPSAELPPPPPPPPLPDAACPPPPPPPPLAETPAGPRRSSSSTGRGKALRQMKSTKSFNMMSPTGDNSELLAEIKAGKSLKPTPQSKGFTTVFSGSGQAGANAESPASSPSPTRTPTPPATPEAAGPPRCLAGGSPELVLNGSSPVLAAGAGAPVEAEVLVPSHDEQGRPIPEWKRQVMVRKLQLRMQEEEEQRRKEKEEEARLASMPAWRRDILRKKLEEEREQKRKEQEKLKREEEEKEKEQSEKLRTLGYDETKLAPWQRQIILKKGDIAKH; from the exons atgGCGCTGGAGCGGGCGCTGCTGGCGGCGCGGCAGGGCGACGTGGAGGcgctgcgggggctgcgggcggccggGCTGCTGCGGCCGGGGCTGCGGGACGCCCTGGGCGCCTCCCCCGCGCACCACGCCGCCCGCGCCGGCCGCCTCGCCTGCCTCCGGTACCTGGCGGCCGAGGCCGCGCTCCGCGGGGACGCGCGGGCTCGCAACGGGGCCACTCCGGCCCACGACGCCGCCGCCACCGGCAACCTCGCCTGTCTCCAGTGGCTGCTCACGCAGGGGGGCTGCGGCGTGCAG GACACAGACAACTCCGGTGCCACCATCCTGCATCTGGCAGCCCGCTTCGGTCACCACGAGGTGATCGAATGGCTCCTGCGCTTCGGGGGCAGCGACCCCACGGCGGCCACCGCCACGGGAGCGCTGCCCGTCCACTACGCCGCGGCCAAAGGGGATTTCCCTTCCCTGCGACTCCTCCTGGGACACTGCCCCAG CACGCTGAGTGCCCAGACCAAGACAGGGGCCACCCCGCTGTACCTCGCCTGCCAGGAGGGCCACCTGGAGATCATCCAGTACCTGGTGCAGGACTGCGGGGCCGACCCCCACGCGCGTGCCCATGACGGCATGACCCCGCTGCACGCCGCCGCCCAGATGGGCCACAACACCGTCATCGTCTGGCTG ATGAGCTTCACGACGGTGAGCCTGTCGGAGCGGGATGCTGAGGGGGCCACGGCCATGCACttcgccgccagccgcggccacGCCAAGGTgctgagctggctgctgctgcacgGTGGGGAGATCACTGCCGATGCCTGGGGCGGCACGCCGCTGCACGATGCTGCTGAGAATGGCGAGCTGGAG TGCTGCCAGATCCTGGTGGTGAATGGCGCCGACCTCAGCGTCCGTGACCAGGACGGCTACACGGCGGCCGACCTCGCCGACTACAACGGCCACGGCCACTGCGCCCAGTACCTGCGCACCGTGGAGAACATG AGCGTGGAGCACCGCGTGCTGTCGCGAGACCCCTCGGCGGACGGGGAGTGCCGGCAGCCCGACTCGGGCATGTCGTCGCCCAACACCACGGTGTCGGCACCCCAGGCGCGCTTCGAG CTGGCGTCGCGCGAGAGCAGCCCTGAGGGCCTGCGCAGGGCCGACTCCACCAGGCGGTCGAGGAATTTCGGCAAGCAGCCGAGCACCGGTGACTACTACAAGCACCTGGGCCACGGTGCGGCCGAGCAGCCCGGCCCCCGGCGAATGGCGCACAGCGAGGAG GCATCACCCATCTCAGCGGACACCATGCGCAACGGGGAGAGCAAGCCCAGCGCCGAGCTGCCACCCCCGCCGCCACCCCCGCCGCTGCCTGATGCTGCCTgcccaccgcctccaccaccacccccgctgGCTGAGACCCCCGCTGGCCCCCGCCGCTCCTCGTCCTCCACGGGAA GAGGAAAGGCGCTCAGGCAGATGAAGA gcACCAAGTCCTTCAACATGATGTCCCCCACCGGTGACAACTCAGAGCTGCTGGCTGAGATCAAGGCTGGGAAGAGCCTCAAGCCAACACCGCAGAGCAAAGGCTTCACCACCGTCTTCTCCGGcagtggccaggcaggggccaac GCAGAGTCGCCAGCATCCTCCCCGTCACCCACCAGGACGCCCACCCCGCCAGCCACCCCTGAGGCTGCCGGGCCACCACGCTGCCTGGCAGGGGGCTCGCCGGAGCTGGTGCTGAACGGGAGCTCGCCGGTGCTGGCGGCAGGTGCTGGGGCGCCGGTGGAGGCGGAGGTGCTGGTGCCGAGCCACGATGAGCAGGGCCGGCCCATCCCGGAGTGGAAGCGGCAGGTGATGGTGCGCAAGCTGCAGCTCCGcatgcaggaggaagaggagcagcgGCGCAAG gagaaggaggaggaagcgcGCCTGGCCAGTATGCCAGCCTGGAGGAGGGACATCCTGCGcaaaaagctggaggaggagag GGAGCAGAAACG GAAagagcaggagaagctgaagcgggaggaagaagagaaagagaaggagcagTCGGAAAAGCTAAGGACTCTCGGGTACGATGAGACAAAGCTGGCGCCCTGGCAGCGGCAGATCATCCTCAAGAAGGGGGACATAGCCAAGCACTAG
- the ACOT7 gene encoding cytosolic acyl coenzyme A thioester hydrolase isoform X2 gives MSERGAAGPGPAAIQVSRIMRPDDANVAGNVHGGTILKMIEEAGAIISTRHCNSQAGEPCVAALARVERTDFLSPVCIGEVANVSAEITYTSRHSVEVQVNVMSENILTGAKKVTNKATLWYVPLSLKNVNKVLEVPPIQYARKEQEDEGKKRYEEQKLDRLETKQRNGDVIFPVINPEPHTVSYSQSSLIHLVGPSDCTLLGFVHGGVTMKLMDEVAGIVAARHCKTNIVTASVDAINFHEKIKKGSVITISGRMTFTSNKSMEIEVFVDADPFVDEPRERYRAVSAFFTYVSLSKEGKPLPVPQLLTETEDEKRRFEEGKGRYLQTKAKRQAQMQQAAQQ, from the exons ATGTCGGAGCGGGGGGCCGCGGGCCCGGGGCCGGCCGCCATCCAGGTGTCCAG GATCATGCGCCCGGATGACGCCAATGTCGCGGGGAATGTCCATGGGGGAACCATCCTGAAGATGATCGAGGAGGCGGGAGCCATCATCAGCACCCGCCACTGCAACTCCCAAGCTGGG GAGCCCTGTGTGGCCGCGCTGGCGCGGGTGGAGCGGACGGACTTCCTCTCTCCGGTGTGCATCGGCGAGGTGGCCAACGTCAGCGCCGAGATAACCTACACCTCCCGGCACTCTGTGGAGGTCCAGGTCAACGTCATGTCCGAAAACATCTTAACAG gGGCAAAGAAGGTGACGAACAAGGCGACGCTGTGGTATGTGCCGCTGTCCCTGAAGAACGTGAACAAGGTCCTTGAGGTTCCCCCCATCCAG TATGCCAGAAAGGAGCAGGAGGATGAGGGGAAGAAGCGCTATGAGGAGCAAAAGCTGGATAGGCTGGAAACTAAGCAGAGAAACGGCGATGTGATCTTCCCTGTCATCAACCCAG AGCCGCACACCGTCAGCTATAGCCAGTCCAGCCTGATCCACCTGGTGGGACCGTCGGACTGCACGCTGCTGGGCTTCGTGCATGGAG GTGTCACCATGAAGCTCATGGACGAGGTTGCTGGGATTGTGGCTGCCCGCCACTGCAAGACCAACATCGTCACCGCCTCGGTGGACGCCATCAACTTCCACGAGAAGATCAAAAAAG GCAGCGTCATCACCATTTCGGGGCGCATGACCTTCACAAGCAATAAATCTATGGAAATTGAAGTCTTTGTGGATGCCGACCCGTTTGTGGATGAGCCTCGGGAGCGGTACCGTGCCGTCAGCGCCTTCTTCACCTACGTCTCCCTGAGCAAGGAGGGGAAGCCCCTGCCCGTCCCACAGCTGCTG ACGGAGACGGAGGATGAGAAGCGGCGCTTCGAGGAAGGGAAGGGCAGGTACCTCCAGACAAAAGCCAAGCGGCAGGCGCAGATGCAGCAGGCTGCCCAGCAGTGA
- the ACOT7 gene encoding cytosolic acyl coenzyme A thioester hydrolase isoform X1, which yields MSERGAAGPGPAAIQVSRIMRPDDANVAGNVHGGTILKMIEEAGAIISTRHCNSQAGEPCVAALARVERTDFLSPVCIGEVANVSAEITYTSRHSVEVQVNVMSENILTGAKKVTNKATLWYVPLSLKNVNKVLEVPPIQYARKEQEDEGKKRYEEQKLDRLETKQRNGDVIFPVINPDRQTKEPHTVSYSQSSLIHLVGPSDCTLLGFVHGGVTMKLMDEVAGIVAARHCKTNIVTASVDAINFHEKIKKGSVITISGRMTFTSNKSMEIEVFVDADPFVDEPRERYRAVSAFFTYVSLSKEGKPLPVPQLLTETEDEKRRFEEGKGRYLQTKAKRQAQMQQAAQQ from the exons ATGTCGGAGCGGGGGGCCGCGGGCCCGGGGCCGGCCGCCATCCAGGTGTCCAG GATCATGCGCCCGGATGACGCCAATGTCGCGGGGAATGTCCATGGGGGAACCATCCTGAAGATGATCGAGGAGGCGGGAGCCATCATCAGCACCCGCCACTGCAACTCCCAAGCTGGG GAGCCCTGTGTGGCCGCGCTGGCGCGGGTGGAGCGGACGGACTTCCTCTCTCCGGTGTGCATCGGCGAGGTGGCCAACGTCAGCGCCGAGATAACCTACACCTCCCGGCACTCTGTGGAGGTCCAGGTCAACGTCATGTCCGAAAACATCTTAACAG gGGCAAAGAAGGTGACGAACAAGGCGACGCTGTGGTATGTGCCGCTGTCCCTGAAGAACGTGAACAAGGTCCTTGAGGTTCCCCCCATCCAG TATGCCAGAAAGGAGCAGGAGGATGAGGGGAAGAAGCGCTATGAGGAGCAAAAGCTGGATAGGCTGGAAACTAAGCAGAGAAACGGCGATGTGATCTTCCCTGTCATCAACCCAG ATAGGCAGACAAAAG AGCCGCACACCGTCAGCTATAGCCAGTCCAGCCTGATCCACCTGGTGGGACCGTCGGACTGCACGCTGCTGGGCTTCGTGCATGGAG GTGTCACCATGAAGCTCATGGACGAGGTTGCTGGGATTGTGGCTGCCCGCCACTGCAAGACCAACATCGTCACCGCCTCGGTGGACGCCATCAACTTCCACGAGAAGATCAAAAAAG GCAGCGTCATCACCATTTCGGGGCGCATGACCTTCACAAGCAATAAATCTATGGAAATTGAAGTCTTTGTGGATGCCGACCCGTTTGTGGATGAGCCTCGGGAGCGGTACCGTGCCGTCAGCGCCTTCTTCACCTACGTCTCCCTGAGCAAGGAGGGGAAGCCCCTGCCCGTCCCACAGCTGCTG ACGGAGACGGAGGATGAGAAGCGGCGCTTCGAGGAAGGGAAGGGCAGGTACCTCCAGACAAAAGCCAAGCGGCAGGCGCAGATGCAGCAGGCTGCCCAGCAGTGA
- the ICMT gene encoding protein-S-isoprenylcysteine O-methyltransferase, translated as MMAAAAAAAGPRRGRLGREARASLAAFLLGASVAALPVALGSPSALLAAPGLRGRLALALHVAGVNAALLLLYPRPLYKIAIRACFLGFAFGCGLLLSTGRSAWRHFGWYMCSLSLFHYSEYLVTAINNPRSLSLDSFLLNHSFEYNLAALSSWVEFTLEKLLFPELKQITWLSTVGLLMVIFGDCLRKAAMLTAGSNFNHIVQNEKSDTHTLVTSGVYGWFRHPSYVGWFYWSIGTQVLLCNPICMVGYALVSWRFFRERIEEEEITLIHFFGEEYLEYKRKVPSGLPFIRGVRVEL; from the exons atgatggcggcggcggcggcggcggcggggccgcggcgggggcggctgggCCGGGAGGCCCGCGCCAGCCTGGCCGCCTTCTTACTGGGCGCCTCGGTAGCGGCGCTGCCGGTGGCTCTGGGCTCCCCCTCCGCCCTGCTGGCCGCCCCCGGCCTGCGCGGCCGCCTGGCGCTCGCCCTACACGTGGCGGGCGTTAacgcggcgctgctgctgctctaCCCGCGGCCGCTCTACAAG ATCGCTATCCGGGCCTGCTTCCTGGGCTTCGCCTTCGGCTGCGGGCTGCTGCTCAGCACCGGCCGCTCCGCCTGGCGCCACTTCGGATG GTACAtgtgctccctctccctcttccactACTCGGAGTACCTGGTGACAGCCATCAACAACCCGCGCAGCCTCTCGCTGGACTCCTTCCTGCTCAACCACAGCTTCGAGTACAACCTGGCCGCCCTCTCCTCCTGGGTGGAATTCACGCTGGAGAAGCTTCTCTTCCCAG AGCTGAAGCAGATCACCTGGCTGAGTACTGTAGGGTTGTTGATGGTGATCTTTGGGGATTGTCTGAGGAAAGCGGCCATGCTCACAGCTGGCTCCAACTTCAACCATATTGTTCAGAATGAGAAATCGGATACTCATACTTTGGTGACAAGTGGGGTGTATGGGTGGTTCCGGCACCCATCTTACGTGGGATGGTTTTACTGGAGTATTGGAACACAG GTGTTACTCTGCAATCCCATCTGTATGGTGGGCTACGCGCTGGTGTCCTGGCGCTTCTTCAGGGAGCGGATTGAGGAGGAGGAGATCACACTCATTCACTTCTTTGGAGAGGAGTACCTGGAGTACAAAAGGAAGGTGCCGTCGGGTCTCCCTTTTATTAGAGGAGTCAGAGTAGAACTGTAA